Proteins encoded within one genomic window of candidate division WOR-3 bacterium:
- the cysS gene encoding cysteine--tRNA ligase: MKIYNTLRKDYEDFIPLSDSKVGIYMCGMTVQDRPHLGHMRTFLFGDVLRRYLEYKGYEVIYIQNFTDIDDKIIQRSKSENVDWRALGDKYEQEFLKAAEALNVKLATYYPKATQFIQEIIELIEILVRKGFAYESNGNVYFEVAKFKDYGKLSGKNIEDLKESYRIEPDPNKRNPMDFALWKAHKEGEPYWYSPWGKGRPGWHIECSVMSTHFLGQPFDIHMGGQDLIFPHHEDEIAQSEAAYEREFVKYWIHSAPMLIKGEKMSKSTGLYFAISDLLEKYTPEAIRLFILQKHYRSPAEYVPDYLEEAERAIGRLKSFLNQVTPADGKVIGEKVKEFEEAMEDDLNTPKAIGIVFELLKEGNVKLQKGESAADEGATILFILEILGFRITDFTKKKLDTEKISELVRLILDVRQELRKTKNFELADKIRSDLERLGIKVKDTREGTIFEL, translated from the coding sequence ATCAAGATTTACAACACTCTGCGAAAAGATTACGAAGATTTTATTCCCCTTTCCGATTCAAAAGTAGGCATTTATATGTGCGGGATGACAGTTCAAGACAGGCCCCACTTAGGTCACATGAGAACATTCCTATTTGGAGATGTGTTAAGGAGATATTTAGAATACAAGGGCTACGAAGTCATCTACATACAAAATTTCACCGATATTGATGATAAGATAATACAGAGGTCCAAATCAGAAAACGTAGATTGGCGGGCTCTTGGGGATAAGTACGAACAAGAGTTTTTAAAAGCCGCAGAAGCACTCAATGTTAAGTTAGCCACTTACTATCCTAAGGCCACACAGTTTATCCAGGAAATTATAGAACTCATCGAAATCTTAGTTCGTAAAGGATTCGCATATGAGTCTAATGGAAACGTATATTTCGAGGTAGCAAAATTCAAAGATTACGGAAAACTATCGGGTAAAAACATAGAAGACCTTAAAGAATCTTATAGGATTGAACCAGATCCAAACAAAAGAAACCCAATGGACTTTGCTCTCTGGAAAGCCCACAAAGAAGGAGAACCCTACTGGTATTCACCATGGGGCAAGGGAAGGCCAGGGTGGCACATTGAATGTTCAGTAATGTCTACTCATTTCCTGGGACAGCCTTTTGATATCCATATGGGAGGCCAAGACCTCATATTCCCACACCATGAAGATGAAATAGCCCAATCGGAGGCTGCCTACGAACGAGAATTTGTAAAGTATTGGATTCACTCAGCACCAATGTTAATCAAAGGAGAAAAAATGTCCAAGTCTACAGGACTTTACTTCGCCATAAGCGACTTGCTGGAAAAGTATACTCCAGAAGCCATCAGACTTTTCATCTTACAAAAGCACTATCGATCTCCAGCGGAATATGTGCCTGATTACCTTGAAGAAGCAGAAAGGGCAATCGGTAGGCTAAAGAGTTTTCTCAATCAAGTTACACCTGCCGACGGGAAAGTAATCGGGGAAAAGGTAAAGGAGTTCGAAGAGGCAATGGAAGACGATTTAAATACCCCGAAGGCAATTGGAATCGTCTTCGAACTTCTAAAGGAAGGAAACGTTAAGCTACAGAAAGGTGAAAGTGCGGCCGATGAAGGAGCTACTATCCTATTTATTTTAGAAATCCTCGGTTTTCGCATCACCGACTTTACTAAGAAAAAGCTTGACACGGAAAAGATAAGCGAACTTGTCCGTTTAATTCTCGACGTAAGACAGGAATTAAGAAAAACCAAAAACTTTGAGCTTGCAGATAAAATAAGAAGTGACCTTGAACGGTTGGGAATAAAGGTGAAAGATACCCGTGAGGGTACCATCTTCGAACTTTGA